A portion of the Bacteroidota bacterium genome contains these proteins:
- a CDS encoding malonyl-CoA decarboxylase, with the protein MAKKTEEIKLEHAIEGISQSTIDKITKAWLESDNAPIKVDSSLNNEGEEVVRELAKVCINEIGGEISNQSRVVHLGMIYIHLNAKGRARFLRILAHDFDIDTKLLNEKVRKLRRARKEEQKIDAELELAKALIPPRVRLLRQLIRLPDGFIFLKEMRRELIPLIPTLPRLKKLDNDIKRILRGFFDINLLDLVEVNWNSPAILLEKLMEYEAVHEIKTWKSLKHRLHSDKRIYAFLHYKLPNEPLIFVEVAFTKGMAPNIHELLDESKKPIDPKEADTAIFYSITSTQKGLKGISFGNFLIKRVVNELSKEFVNLKFYATLSPIPYFRKWLENYLLNNDDVLTLKEGEKIKKIAKTFSANEGLLKILDSNWYQFKGKTAAIKIPLLRLCSQYLVNERKGGRAFDPVAHFHLSNGAKVQHINWMADLSEKGLRQSAGMMVNYHYLLNKIVSNHEDYFSEGKVFASREVRNLLVK; encoded by the coding sequence ATGGCGAAGAAAACAGAAGAAATTAAACTTGAACATGCTATTGAGGGGATTAGTCAATCGACCATTGATAAAATCACCAAAGCATGGCTGGAATCGGATAATGCACCCATTAAAGTAGATTCCTCTTTAAATAATGAAGGTGAAGAAGTTGTTCGTGAACTTGCAAAAGTTTGTATAAATGAAATAGGTGGTGAAATATCAAATCAATCGAGGGTTGTACATCTTGGGATGATTTATATACATCTGAATGCCAAGGGAAGAGCACGTTTTCTTCGAATTTTGGCTCACGATTTTGATATCGATACAAAACTGCTGAATGAAAAGGTCAGAAAACTTCGAAGAGCAAGAAAGGAGGAACAGAAAATAGATGCCGAGCTCGAACTTGCAAAAGCGCTTATCCCTCCAAGAGTAAGACTACTAAGGCAATTAATTCGCCTGCCTGATGGTTTTATTTTTCTGAAAGAAATGAGACGTGAACTGATTCCGCTTATTCCAACTTTACCTCGCCTGAAAAAGCTGGATAATGATATCAAAAGGATATTAAGAGGTTTTTTTGACATTAATTTACTTGATTTGGTTGAAGTGAACTGGAATTCGCCAGCAATACTTCTTGAAAAATTAATGGAATATGAAGCAGTGCACGAAATTAAAACCTGGAAAAGTTTAAAGCACCGCTTGCATTCCGATAAGCGGATATATGCCTTTCTTCATTATAAACTACCAAATGAGCCCTTGATATTTGTTGAGGTTGCTTTCACGAAAGGAATGGCTCCCAATATTCATGAATTGCTTGATGAAAGCAAAAAACCAATTGACCCGAAAGAGGCAGATACCGCTATATTTTATTCTATTACAAGTACTCAGAAAGGTTTGAAAGGAATCAGTTTTGGAAATTTCTTGATTAAAAGGGTGGTTAATGAATTAAGCAAAGAGTTTGTTAACCTGAAATTTTATGCCACACTTTCACCTATTCCATATTTCAGAAAATGGCTTGAAAACTATTTGTTGAATAATGATGATGTGCTAACTCTTAAAGAAGGAGAGAAAATTAAAAAGATTGCCAAAACATTTTCAGCGAATGAAGGCTTGCTGAAAATTCTTGATTCCAATTGGTACCAGTTTAAAGGTAAAACAGCTGCTATTAAAATACCGCTATTAAGGTTATGTTCACAATATTTAGTCAATGAAAGAAAAGGAGGGAGGGCTTTCGATCCTGTTGCCCATTTTCATTTATCGAATGGAGCAAAAGTGCAACACATTAACTGGATGGCTGATCTCTCAGAGAAGGGGTTGAGGCAATCGGCAGGAATGATGGTGAATTATCACTATTTGCTGAACAAAATTGTCAGTAATCATGAAGATTATTTTTCAGAAGGTAAAGTGTTTGCTTCGAGAGAAGTGAGGAATTTATTGGTTAAATAA